From the Halomonas sp. MCCC 1A13316 genome, the window GATGCGCTGAATGGAGAGTGTGTCGCCGGTGGGCGGCTGGGTGAACTTGTAGGCGCCGTGGCTGGTGCCGATGGCGATGGCTAGGGCGTCGACCTGGGTCGCCTTGACGAAGTCCGCTGCCTCTTCCGGGTCGGTCAGCAGCTGGTCGTGGGAGAGCACGCCCTCGGCGCCGATGCCATCCTCTTCACCGGCCATGCCGGTTTCCAGGCTGCCCAGGCAGCCCAGCTCGCCCTCCACCGAGACGCCGCAGGCGTGGGCCATCTCGACGGTGCGGCGGGTGACGTCGACGTTGTAGTCATAGTCCATCGGCGTCTTGCCGTCCTCGCCCAGCGAGCCGTCCATCATCACCGAGGAGAAGCCGAGCTGGATCGAGCGCTGGCACACCGAGGGAGAGGTGCCGTGGTCCTGGTGCATCACCACCGGGATGTGGGGGAACTCCTCCACGGCGGCCAGGATGAGATGGCGAAGGAAGGGCGCGCCAGCGTACTTCCGCGCACCGGCGGAAGCCTGGACGATCACCGGGGAGTCGGTTGCGTCGGCCGCTTCCATGATGGCGCGCATCTGTTCGAGGTTGTTGACGTTGAAGGCTGGAATGCCATAGCCGCGCTCGG encodes:
- the fba gene encoding class II fructose-bisphosphate aldolase (catalyzes the reversible aldol condensation of dihydroxyacetonephosphate and glyceraldehyde 3-phosphate in the Calvin cycle, glycolysis, and/or gluconeogenesis), which encodes MALISMRQMLDHAAERGYGIPAFNVNNLEQMRAIMEAADATDSPVIVQASAGARKYAGAPFLRHLILAAVEEFPHIPVVMHQDHGTSPSVCQRSIQLGFSSVMMDGSLGEDGKTPMDYDYNVDVTRRTVEMAHACGVSVEGELGCLGSLETGMAGEEDGIGAEGVLSHDQLLTDPEEAADFVKATQVDALAIAIGTSHGAYKFTQPPTGDTLSIQRIKEIHARIPDTHLVMHGSSSVPQEWLAVINEFGGEIPETYGVPVEEIVEGIKHGVRKVNIDTDLRLASTGAVRRFLAQNPSEFDPRKFLKETVTAMREICIARYEAFGTAGNASRIKPISLEAMFERYARGELDPKVK